In a genomic window of Gloeocapsopsis dulcis:
- a CDS encoding sugar transferase: MTSTTSLSLNKLDLRAPVFTRLRRGTGVRWLRVMTLISLDVTMLYTAWHLAEKLGTPADSPWSTAYNPFYILPILATEVGLIAAKKLYDARQERRDYFNLVKALTTSHLLLLLVAFFYQPGGFVSRSTFILSWALSISLTFIARFAFDSTVEYVRKQGAVCYRTFIISRPEDKEKVNRLIARENCYKILGWADVGALVADKDNLDATIEQICSLGVSEVFVCSWASIKSRMFLYWKLRNAGITLHILPIDVDLEGIQRNLELKMVGGLPALKLSPPLITGSDFLMKRCFDFVCATSFVLLASPLYLLLALLIKIDSPGPIFYKQTRIGLHGKPFKVWKFRTMVVNADKLQKELEARNENKDGILFKIKDDPRITGVGKFLRRYSLDELPQLFNVMFGEMSLVGPRPLPVRDVEKFSEHHFIRQEVLPGISGLWQVSGRSDITDFEQVIRLDVTYMENWSLWLDMQILLQTVMVIVGKKGAY; the protein is encoded by the coding sequence ACTACGTCGCGGTACAGGTGTTAGGTGGTTACGTGTAATGACATTGATTTCGCTCGATGTCACTATGTTGTACACAGCGTGGCATCTGGCAGAAAAGCTTGGCACCCCAGCAGATTCACCCTGGAGTACAGCATATAATCCGTTTTATATCTTGCCGATTCTCGCAACTGAAGTTGGTTTAATAGCAGCCAAAAAACTGTACGATGCAAGGCAAGAGCGGCGCGACTACTTTAATCTTGTTAAAGCATTAACAACCTCGCATTTACTACTGCTGTTGGTTGCGTTTTTCTATCAGCCTGGCGGTTTTGTTTCTCGCTCTACGTTCATTTTGTCGTGGGCATTGAGCATCTCGCTAACGTTTATTGCCCGCTTTGCGTTTGATAGCACAGTCGAGTATGTCCGCAAGCAAGGTGCAGTTTGCTATCGGACATTTATCATTTCTCGCCCAGAAGATAAAGAGAAGGTAAATCGACTTATTGCGAGAGAAAATTGTTACAAAATTTTGGGATGGGCAGATGTAGGTGCCTTAGTAGCAGATAAAGACAACTTAGATGCAACAATCGAGCAAATTTGTAGTTTAGGAGTCTCAGAAGTATTTGTTTGCTCTTGGGCATCGATTAAAAGCAGAATGTTTTTATACTGGAAACTACGTAATGCAGGCATTACCCTACACATTTTGCCCATAGATGTTGATTTAGAAGGCATTCAAAGAAACTTAGAACTCAAGATGGTAGGTGGATTACCAGCACTCAAGCTATCTCCGCCATTAATTACTGGTAGTGACTTCTTAATGAAGCGTTGCTTTGACTTTGTCTGTGCAACTAGCTTTGTTTTACTGGCATCACCGCTCTATCTTTTGCTTGCATTACTGATTAAAATAGATTCTCCTGGTCCCATCTTTTACAAGCAGACTCGAATTGGTTTACATGGTAAACCATTTAAGGTATGGAAGTTCCGGACGATGGTTGTCAATGCAGATAAGTTGCAGAAGGAACTTGAAGCGAGAAATGAAAACAAAGATGGAATTCTCTTTAAGATTAAAGACGATCCGCGAATTACTGGGGTTGGTAAGTTTCTCCGCCGTTACAGCTTAGATGAGTTACCACAACTATTTAATGTGATGTTTGGCGAGATGAGCTTGGTTGGTCCGCGTCCTTTACCAGTGCGCGATGTTGAGAAGTTTTCAGAACACCACTTTATTCGCCAGGAAGTTCTACCAGGAATCTCAGGATTGTGGCAAGTTTCTGGGAGATCAGACATCACTGACTTTGAACAAGTGATTCGCCTAGATGTTACTTACATGGAAAACTGGTCGTTATGGTTAGATATGCAAATCTTGCTGCAAACTGTGATGGTGATTGTGGGTAAAAAGGGTGCTTACTAA
- the ureG gene encoding urease accessory protein UreG, translated as MSAFRVGVAGPVGSGKTALVDALCKAMRQQYHLAVVTNDIYTQEDAQYLVRSQALSGDRILGVETGGCPHTAIREDASMNLAAIEQLEQQFGNLDLVFLESGGDNLAATFSPELVDLTIYVIDVAAGDKIPRKGGPGITKSDLLVINKIDLAPFVGADLDVMERDTKRMRGHKPFIFTNLKTHEGLTTVIDFVRMNCQEC; from the coding sequence ATGAGTGCGTTTCGAGTTGGTGTTGCGGGTCCTGTCGGATCGGGAAAAACGGCTTTGGTTGATGCGTTGTGTAAGGCAATGCGCCAACAGTATCATCTGGCAGTGGTGACGAATGATATCTATACGCAGGAGGATGCACAATATTTGGTACGTTCTCAAGCACTGAGTGGCGATCGCATTTTGGGTGTAGAAACTGGCGGTTGTCCGCACACCGCGATTCGGGAAGATGCCTCGATGAATTTAGCAGCAATTGAACAACTAGAACAGCAATTTGGCAATCTTGATTTAGTCTTTTTAGAAAGTGGTGGCGATAATTTAGCAGCTACCTTTAGCCCCGAATTAGTCGATTTAACAATTTATGTCATTGATGTTGCTGCTGGCGATAAAATTCCGCGTAAAGGTGGTCCAGGAATTACAAAATCAGATTTATTAGTCATTAATAAAATTGATTTAGCACCTTTTGTTGGTGCTGATCTTGATGTGATGGAACGAGATACTAAACGAATGCGAGGTCATAAACCTTTTATTTTTACAAACTTAAAAACTCATGAGGGACTCACAACAGTTATTGATTTTGTGCGAATGAATTGCCAGGAATGTTGA
- a CDS encoding sensor histidine kinase, with protein sequence MPSEPKVNILMVDDHPENLLALEAILEGLGQNLIKAHSGMEALRCLLNQDFAVILLDVQMPDMDGFETAALIRQRARSHSTPIIFLTAFSTSDTLQIRGYSLGAVDYLFKPIQPEILTSKVSVFVELYQKTAQIERQAAELKKSEERFRRLSASSPVGIFLWDTSACCTYMNSRCQVICGYTLEQITQKWWQIIHPEERNSAFTEWLACFHSGQEYSNEFRIQTQNEVVRWVHLRSSPMLSDKGEVIGYVGTLEDISDRKQAEAERSKLIYEQAARAEAESANRMKDEFLAVLSHELRTPLNSILGWAGLLRTRKFDEKTIAKALETIERNAKSQAQLIEDILDISRIIQGKLRLHLCPVNLIPIIEAALNAVRPAAEAKAIQLETCFDTAKFVCADPERLQQVIWNLLTNAIKFTPERGIVEVRLDVDSAYAQIHVRDTGIGISPEFLPYVFDTFRQGDSTTTRSHGGLGLGLGIVRHLVELHHGTVAVSSAGEGQGATFTVRLPVIEKVEGEPLKSLPSLP encoded by the coding sequence ATGCCATCAGAACCGAAAGTGAATATTCTTATGGTAGACGACCATCCAGAGAATCTCTTGGCGCTGGAGGCTATCTTAGAGGGATTGGGGCAAAACCTGATCAAAGCCCATTCAGGTATGGAAGCACTGCGTTGTCTATTAAATCAAGATTTTGCAGTGATTTTATTAGATGTCCAAATGCCTGATATGGATGGATTTGAGACTGCTGCACTCATTCGCCAAAGGGCGCGATCGCATTCTACACCAATTATTTTCTTGACAGCATTTAGTACCAGCGACACGCTACAAATTCGGGGTTATTCGTTGGGGGCAGTAGATTATTTATTTAAACCAATTCAACCGGAAATCTTAACTTCTAAAGTTTCAGTATTTGTTGAACTATACCAGAAAACTGCACAAATTGAACGACAAGCTGCAGAACTTAAAAAAAGTGAAGAACGGTTCCGACGTTTAAGTGCGAGTTCTCCGGTAGGTATTTTTTTGTGGGATACCTCAGCCTGCTGTACGTATATGAACTCGCGCTGTCAAGTTATTTGTGGATATACCTTAGAGCAAATTACCCAAAAATGGTGGCAAATTATTCATCCTGAAGAACGCAATAGTGCATTTACTGAATGGCTTGCGTGTTTTCATAGTGGACAAGAGTACTCAAACGAGTTTCGCATCCAAACTCAGAATGAAGTCGTTCGCTGGGTACATTTACGCTCATCACCAATGCTTTCTGACAAAGGTGAAGTCATTGGTTACGTCGGGACTTTAGAAGACATTAGCGATCGCAAGCAAGCTGAAGCTGAACGCAGTAAACTAATCTACGAGCAAGCCGCACGAGCTGAAGCTGAATCTGCTAACCGGATGAAGGATGAATTTTTAGCTGTGCTATCGCACGAACTGCGCACTCCGCTAAACTCTATTTTAGGCTGGGCAGGACTATTACGTACGCGCAAATTTGATGAAAAAACTATTGCCAAAGCTTTAGAGACAATCGAACGCAATGCCAAATCACAAGCCCAACTTATAGAAGATATTCTTGATATTTCGCGAATCATTCAAGGTAAACTGCGATTGCATCTTTGTCCAGTCAATTTGATACCCATTATCGAAGCAGCCCTCAACGCAGTACGCCCAGCAGCCGAGGCGAAAGCAATTCAACTCGAAACTTGTTTTGATACAGCAAAGTTTGTCTGTGCCGATCCAGAACGTTTGCAACAAGTGATCTGGAATTTACTCACAAATGCAATTAAATTCACTCCTGAACGCGGAATCGTTGAAGTTCGTTTGGATGTTGATTCTGCTTATGCTCAAATTCATGTCCGAGATACTGGTATTGGAATTAGCCCCGAGTTTCTTCCTTATGTGTTTGATACCTTTCGCCAAGGAGACAGCACCACCACACGCAGCCACGGTGGACTCGGCTTAGGATTAGGAATTGTGCGTCACTTAGTAGAACTACATCATGGTACGGTAGCTGTCAGTAGTGCTGGGGAAGGACAAGGTGCGACTTTCACCGTGAGACTACCTGTGATAGAAAAAGTTGAAGGTGAGCCACTTAAATCGCTACCATCGCTTCCCTAA